In Thauera sp. JM12B12, one DNA window encodes the following:
- the rnhB gene encoding ribonuclease HII — MTPDLFAPMLASTAHVCGVDEAGRGPLCGPVVAAAVILDPARPIAGLADSKKLSEAARERLAPLIRERALAWAVAEASVDEIDRLNILQATMLAMQRAVMALALAPGEVLIDGNRCPQLPYPARAIIKGDATQPAISAASILAKTARDEAMRVLDAQWPQYGLAAHKGYPTAAHLAAIEAHGVQAFHRRSFAPVRKCLASAAPPRP; from the coding sequence ATGACCCCGGACCTGTTTGCGCCGATGCTGGCGTCGACTGCGCACGTCTGCGGTGTGGACGAGGCTGGTCGAGGTCCCTTGTGCGGCCCGGTGGTGGCCGCTGCGGTGATCCTGGACCCGGCGCGGCCGATTGCCGGGCTGGCCGACTCCAAGAAGCTCAGCGAAGCCGCACGCGAGCGGCTCGCGCCGCTGATCCGCGAGCGTGCGCTGGCGTGGGCGGTGGCCGAAGCGAGCGTCGATGAGATCGACCGCCTCAACATCCTGCAGGCCACGATGCTGGCGATGCAGCGGGCCGTCATGGCGCTCGCCCTTGCCCCGGGCGAGGTGCTGATCGACGGCAACCGCTGCCCGCAGCTGCCCTATCCGGCGCGTGCGATCATCAAGGGCGACGCCACGCAGCCGGCGATCTCCGCCGCATCCATCCTCGCCAAGACCGCGCGCGACGAAGCCATGCGCGTGCTCGACGCCCAGTGGCCGCAGTACGGACTGGCCGCGCACAAGGGCTATCCCACGGCGGCCCATCTGGCCGCCATCGAGGCGCACGGCGTGCAGGCCTTCCACCGCCGCAGCTTCGCCCCGGTGAGAAAGTGCCTGGCCAGCGCCGCGCCGCCTCGGCCATGA